One window of Flavobacterium dauae genomic DNA carries:
- a CDS encoding helix-turn-helix domain-containing protein has protein sequence MNIDRTEFIAWMQRIVDRLDILGEAVRKQQNKLNAFDGEELFDNQDLMELLKISPRSLQRYRSSGRLPYYTISGKLYYKNSDVHLFIREHFNNRVIREKPKSDK, from the coding sequence ATGAATATAGACCGTACGGAATTTATCGCATGGATGCAGCGAATCGTTGACCGGCTGGACATCCTCGGCGAAGCCGTCCGAAAACAGCAAAACAAGCTCAATGCCTTTGACGGTGAGGAGCTATTTGACAACCAGGATCTGATGGAACTGCTGAAAATCAGTCCGCGCTCCCTGCAACGTTACCGTTCATCCGGGCGGTTGCCCTACTATACGATCAGCGGCAAGCTGTATTATAAAAATTCGGATGTACACCTGTTTATACGGGAGCATTTCAACAACCGGGTCATCCGTGAAAAGCCAAAGTCGGACAAATAA
- a CDS encoding DUF1896 domain-containing protein produces the protein MSPQQKDLSYFRLTLQELLNESFPEKANDQKFIDQRSSWAANAYEGAFRSGNPISECDRIANYILFAGLHFSRFDAVFQVVCNEFDTLMADEELRPFALAMFPVCEPVFARYELTDDFAYGYEFDQLYTELTGIIALWIEEHGLQ, from the coding sequence ATGAGTCCACAACAAAAAGACCTGTCTTATTTCCGGCTGACGCTGCAAGAACTTTTAAACGAAAGTTTCCCTGAAAAAGCCAACGACCAAAAATTCATCGACCAGCGGTCTTCTTGGGCCGCCAATGCCTACGAGGGGGCGTTCCGCAGCGGGAACCCTATCTCAGAATGCGACCGCATTGCCAATTACATATTGTTCGCCGGTTTGCACTTCTCCAGATTCGATGCCGTTTTCCAGGTTGTCTGCAATGAGTTTGACACGCTGATGGCGGATGAAGAACTGCGTCCGTTTGCATTGGCAATGTTCCCTGTCTGCGAGCCTGTATTTGCCCGCTATGAATTAACCGATGATTTCGCCTACGGGTATGAGTTTGACCAGCTCTACACCGAATTGACTGGGATAATCGCCCTATGGATTGAGGAACATGGGCTTCAGTAA
- a CDS encoding LytTR family DNA-binding domain-containing protein translates to MKAPIQDSAEPRTVRYSDLPIRIFLAVIAAHIMTIYNEQDGFFEAIFTISYLRGFIASLVMAYMMLWYIYYITIRLDRRYDWHNHTLIRFILQVCIGFIAPAIIVFLLVALFLWIYGIKILDTVYLEQDYPLVLLMLLTANLYYFGLYSFLVARPIIAVSSAEAAPQEPPAEHTYRETIIITTTLKTFPVSTDDIAYIFRMSDGVFIRLRDMTDINESYQTNYSLKDLEALLDPSKFFRINRQMTVHFQSVVSFRQETAKTLLLTLDPEMYPVHSDIPPEYIKLTVVSENRTPKFKLWMKR, encoded by the coding sequence ATGAAAGCACCAATACAGGATTCCGCAGAGCCACGGACGGTACGGTATAGCGATCTGCCGATCCGCATCTTTCTCGCCGTTATCGCCGCCCATATCATGACGATTTATAATGAGCAGGACGGTTTTTTTGAAGCTATTTTTACCATCTCCTATCTCCGGGGATTTATTGCCAGTTTGGTAATGGCATACATGATGCTTTGGTATATCTATTACATAACCATCCGTCTTGACCGGAGGTACGACTGGCACAACCATACCCTTATCCGTTTTATCCTGCAAGTATGCATCGGATTTATTGCACCTGCAATTATAGTCTTTCTGCTGGTTGCCCTGTTTCTGTGGATATATGGCATCAAGATCCTCGATACCGTTTATCTGGAGCAGGATTACCCGCTGGTTCTTTTGATGTTGCTTACTGCCAACCTTTACTATTTCGGACTGTACAGTTTTTTAGTTGCCAGGCCGATTATAGCTGTTTCGTCGGCAGAAGCAGCCCCGCAGGAACCACCTGCGGAGCACACCTACCGTGAAACCATTATCATTACGACCACCCTGAAAACATTTCCCGTTAGTACGGATGATATTGCCTACATCTTCCGTATGAGCGACGGGGTTTTCATACGGTTAAGGGATATGACGGATATTAATGAAAGTTACCAGACCAATTATTCGCTGAAAGACCTCGAAGCACTGCTCGACCCGTCAAAATTCTTCCGCATCAACCGCCAGATGACCGTCCATTTCCAATCCGTGGTTTCCTTCCGGCAGGAAACCGCCAAGACACTACTCCTTACGCTTGATCCGGAAATGTACCCGGTACACAGTGACATACCTCCCGAATACATCAAGCTTACGGTGGTAAGTGAAAACAGGACGCCTAAATTCAAGCTCTGGATGAAACGGTAA
- a CDS encoding DUF3945 domain-containing protein: MSDQTTETQEMPEQLSDILLVLDKEKMKIRAVKSMDENGTMETVTPTKKNQNQFMRVDRHGDVFSNFFSNFFSQLKNPTNFSFFKVPAPIAIDMAEQMQKQVKQPTPEGEALMKEHEVKTEPQQEQKQENQDHMTTAQTPPEANGYRFQPEQIDWETMKNIGLSREYLEKRNLLEPLLKGYKTNELLPIGINLGGSILRTDARLSLQQDQEGKVVVGIHGVRKEPNLHYEFFGHTFTDEDKKSLLQTGNMGRIVDLKNTKTGELMPSIISVDRLTNEVIALKTEFIKIPDEIKGVKLNDQQKQTLMDGKPLHLEGMISKKGTEFSAAVQFNADKRYVEFLFDRSNNNRQVQSNLQTPSQDTPKTFRGKELTDEQHGKLKGGESVFIELTDKKNQPYSGYITLNKTTDKLFFEFPSQYKERVQAAEAYKTQTEVNSQGKTNEATKNINEPLKSGQQRPKNEKQQEQQNKPKAPAKPRSRKVS, translated from the coding sequence ATGAGTGATCAAACAACAGAAACGCAGGAAATGCCCGAACAATTATCGGACATCCTGCTGGTACTGGATAAGGAAAAAATGAAGATCCGTGCCGTAAAAAGCATGGACGAAAACGGCACGATGGAAACCGTGACACCCACCAAAAAAAACCAGAACCAGTTTATGCGGGTGGACAGGCACGGAGACGTGTTTTCTAATTTCTTTTCCAATTTTTTCAGCCAGTTGAAAAATCCCACCAACTTCTCCTTTTTCAAAGTTCCGGCCCCCATCGCTATCGATATGGCGGAACAAATGCAGAAACAAGTGAAACAGCCAACACCCGAGGGCGAAGCACTGATGAAAGAACACGAAGTGAAAACAGAACCACAACAAGAGCAAAAACAGGAAAATCAAGACCATATGACAACAGCACAGACACCACCGGAAGCAAACGGATACCGTTTCCAACCGGAACAAATCGATTGGGAAACCATGAAAAACATTGGGTTAAGCAGGGAATACCTCGAAAAAAGAAACCTGCTCGAACCGCTTTTAAAGGGGTACAAAACCAATGAGCTTTTACCGATAGGCATTAATCTCGGCGGATCGATCCTCCGGACGGATGCCCGCTTATCTTTACAGCAGGACCAGGAAGGGAAAGTCGTCGTGGGGATTCACGGTGTTCGTAAAGAGCCCAACCTGCATTATGAATTTTTCGGACACACCTTTACGGACGAAGACAAGAAGAGCCTGCTCCAAACCGGTAACATGGGGCGTATTGTCGATCTGAAAAATACCAAGACCGGTGAACTAATGCCATCTATAATCAGCGTAGACAGACTGACCAATGAAGTGATCGCCTTAAAAACGGAATTCATTAAAATTCCCGATGAAATCAAGGGAGTAAAATTGAATGACCAGCAAAAGCAAACGCTTATGGATGGCAAACCGCTCCATCTGGAGGGTATGATTTCCAAAAAAGGCACCGAGTTTTCGGCTGCTGTGCAATTTAACGCAGACAAACGTTACGTCGAGTTTTTGTTTGACCGGAGCAACAATAACCGGCAGGTACAGAGCAACCTGCAAACCCCATCACAGGATACCCCGAAAACATTCCGTGGAAAAGAACTGACCGACGAGCAGCACGGCAAGCTCAAAGGTGGCGAATCCGTCTTTATAGAACTGACGGATAAAAAAAACCAACCCTATAGCGGCTACATCACACTCAATAAAACAACGGACAAATTATTTTTTGAATTTCCCAGCCAATACAAGGAACGTGTGCAGGCTGCCGAGGCATACAAAACACAAACCGAGGTTAATTCACAGGGCAAGACCAATGAAGCAACCAAAAATATCAACGAGCCTTTGAAATCCGGGCAGCAAAGACCGAAAAATGAAAAACAGCAGGAGCAACAGAATAAGCCTAAAGCACCTGCTAAACCACGGAGCAGAAAAGTAAGTTGA
- the topB gene encoding type IA DNA topoisomerase, whose translation MKTVIAEKPSVAREIAGLLGAVEKKDGYLTGNGYFVTWAFGHLIGLGMPEDYGISGFDRASLPILPNPFVLSVRKVRKDKGYQVDAGTVKQLKVIGQLFKQSDSIIVATDAGREGELIFRFIYEYLKCHKPFERLWISSLTEKAIKQGFENLKDGKTFDGLFQAAQARSRADWLVGINATQALSVAAGTGIYSLGRVQTPTLSMICKRYLEHSAFNVQDYWQIALQHHVDGSDFKSTSKTKWNQADQAKQALRSIELHRQATVKAVERKTVNEQPPLLFDLTGLQKEANKRYAFTADETLATAQGLYEKKFITYPRTGSKYIPEDVWAEIPDLIKALQDRETCSKAAESLKWERLNRRMVNDLRVTDHHGLLITGKIPSALSAKENVVYDLIALRLLEAVSKECRKEVTKIELTVTDFDFVLKGCTVTAPGWRAVRGSFSDDPEEEMQQLPELKTGDTIGIKAVELMKKQTKPPVLYTEAGLLSAMETAGRQTDNEEERKALENVGIGTPATRASIIETLFTRNYIQRKKKALVPTEKGLQVYELVKDRKIADVAMTAQWEMTLLKIENNEGDAADFHREIESYTSTITQELLQTSIVNENLPKLTCPRCKTQQLIIRDKIVKCPDEVCHWVQFRNVCGVHIGIADIENLVGKGKTSLVKGMKSKAGKKFDAYIVLKENAESAFEFEKKR comes from the coding sequence ATGAAAACAGTCATTGCAGAAAAACCAAGCGTAGCACGGGAAATAGCCGGTTTGCTGGGAGCCGTTGAAAAAAAAGACGGCTATCTCACCGGCAACGGTTACTTTGTTACGTGGGCATTCGGCCACCTTATTGGATTGGGAATGCCGGAAGATTACGGCATTTCGGGATTTGACAGGGCTTCATTGCCCATACTTCCTAACCCCTTTGTTCTGAGCGTCCGTAAGGTCAGAAAAGACAAGGGTTATCAGGTTGATGCAGGCACAGTAAAGCAGCTGAAGGTCATCGGACAGCTCTTTAAACAAAGCGACAGCATCATCGTTGCAACCGATGCCGGACGCGAAGGCGAACTGATCTTTCGTTTTATTTACGAATATTTGAAATGCCATAAACCCTTTGAGCGGCTCTGGATCAGCTCGCTTACCGAAAAGGCTATCAAACAGGGATTTGAGAACCTGAAAGACGGAAAAACATTCGATGGTCTGTTTCAGGCAGCGCAAGCCAGAAGCCGTGCCGACTGGTTGGTGGGCATCAACGCCACGCAGGCACTATCCGTTGCCGCGGGAACCGGCATTTATTCCCTGGGGCGTGTCCAAACACCTACGCTCTCAATGATCTGTAAACGATACCTGGAACACAGTGCGTTCAACGTACAGGACTACTGGCAAATCGCCCTGCAACACCACGTGGACGGTTCGGATTTCAAAAGCACTTCCAAAACAAAATGGAACCAGGCGGATCAGGCAAAACAAGCCCTGCGTTCCATTGAACTCCACCGACAGGCAACCGTTAAAGCCGTGGAACGCAAAACGGTCAATGAGCAGCCACCCTTGCTGTTTGATCTTACCGGACTGCAAAAAGAAGCCAATAAACGCTATGCGTTTACCGCCGATGAAACCCTTGCCACCGCCCAGGGTCTTTATGAAAAAAAGTTTATTACCTATCCCCGCACTGGCAGCAAATATATTCCCGAAGATGTATGGGCAGAGATTCCTGATCTTATAAAGGCTTTACAGGACAGGGAAACCTGCTCAAAGGCAGCGGAAAGCTTGAAATGGGAACGGCTCAACAGGCGGATGGTGAACGACCTGCGTGTTACCGACCATCACGGTCTGCTCATTACCGGAAAGATTCCTTCGGCATTATCCGCCAAGGAAAATGTGGTATATGACCTAATTGCCCTTAGACTGCTCGAAGCAGTTTCAAAGGAATGCCGTAAGGAAGTCACCAAAATCGAACTGACTGTAACGGATTTTGATTTTGTGCTGAAAGGATGTACCGTTACGGCTCCCGGATGGCGTGCCGTACGCGGCAGCTTTTCAGATGATCCCGAAGAGGAAATGCAGCAGCTGCCGGAACTGAAAACAGGCGATACCATCGGTATCAAAGCCGTTGAACTTATGAAGAAACAGACCAAGCCGCCTGTCCTTTATACCGAAGCGGGGTTGTTGTCGGCGATGGAAACCGCAGGCAGGCAAACCGATAATGAGGAAGAGCGCAAAGCTTTGGAAAACGTAGGTATCGGAACACCGGCTACAAGGGCTTCGATCATCGAAACCCTGTTTACCCGCAATTACATACAGCGGAAAAAGAAGGCTCTGGTACCGACGGAAAAGGGATTGCAGGTGTATGAATTGGTCAAAGACCGGAAAATTGCGGATGTAGCAATGACTGCGCAGTGGGAAATGACCTTACTTAAAATAGAAAACAACGAAGGGGATGCGGCAGATTTCCATCGGGAGATAGAAAGCTATACCTCCACTATCACGCAAGAATTGTTGCAGACCTCAATCGTCAACGAAAACCTGCCGAAGCTCACTTGTCCGAGATGCAAAACCCAGCAATTAATCATCCGCGATAAGATCGTCAAGTGTCCGGACGAAGTCTGCCATTGGGTACAGTTCCGCAACGTATGCGGCGTCCATATCGGTATTGCCGATATTGAAAACCTTGTGGGTAAAGGTAAAACTTCCCTTGTCAAAGGAATGAAAAGCAAGGCGGGAAAGAAATTCGACGCGTACATCGTCCTGAAAGAAAACGCCGAAAGTGCTTTTGAGTTTGAAAAGAAACGATGA
- a CDS encoding histone H1, whose protein sequence is MKELIEKIAASFEAFKTDAELQTEKGNKAAGTRARKASLELEKLLKEFRKDSVAADKK, encoded by the coding sequence ATGAAAGAACTTATCGAAAAAATCGCCGCATCATTTGAAGCATTTAAAACAGATGCGGAGCTGCAAACTGAAAAAGGAAACAAAGCTGCCGGGACAAGGGCACGCAAGGCATCGTTGGAACTGGAAAAACTTTTGAAGGAATTCCGTAAGGATTCGGTTGCAGCGGATAAAAAATAA